A genomic region of Zalophus californianus isolate mZalCal1 chromosome 11, mZalCal1.pri.v2, whole genome shotgun sequence contains the following coding sequences:
- the LOC113915507 gene encoding atherin-like, translating to MALGPAAPAHSVPGTFSPRLAAAAAATGRRVRAGEHALRGHARGGRTGRGARGSTRAGWLPRSRGHAATAAPTGGSRSRPKPGPARARRAVPRRCRSALTLAQARAPPATLAPRHPAPHGRPPPLREPSLCRQPDKAPARGPLHHLPETGAFVTCRWHPPQHTHTCPHTHTSPHPQAGPGANPHCCWDPHRHTLKVITVLHHRVTWRVPNRHGAWGGGGSEGLGRSPRQAGCGVGRRGLGLRAGAVPLPPPPSRAPCPARRAREPTGLRLRPDWSCAAPFPSRPAVARCLKLCVSGPRRAGSPSLHLLPLSGRFPGRAAQGALVWAEKGLPAGVRCGEEFPASPLRVPGLGCER from the coding sequence ATGGCGCTCGGGCCCGCGGCCCCGGCTCACTCGGTTCCCGGCACCTTTTCCCCGCGgctcgcggcggcggcggcagcgacAGGCAGGCGGGTGCGCGCCGGCGAGCACGCGCTCCGCGGACACGCACGTGGAGGGCGGACAGGGAGGGGCGCACGGGGATCCACCCGGGCCGGCTGGCTCCCGAGGTCACGGGGACACGCGGCCACCGCAGCGCCCACGGGTGGCTCCCGGTCACGCCCGAAGCCCGGGCCGGCGCGGGCCCGCCGCGCAGTCCCCCGGCGCTGCCGCAGCGCACTCACCCTGGCACAGGCGCGCGCACCCCCGGCCACCCTGGCGCCCCGGCATCCTGCACCGCACGGGCGCCCGCCGCCGCTGCGCGAACCGTCACTCTGCAGACAGCCAGACAAAGCGCCAGCTCGCGGGCCCCTTCACCATCTCCCAGAGACGGGAGCCTTTGTCACATGTCGCTGGCACCCTCCCCAGCACACCCACACATGCCCACACACCCACACGTCCCCGCACCCACAGGCAGGGCCGGGCGCAAACCCGCACTGTTGTTGGGACCCTCACAGACACACGCTGAAGGTCATAACCGTTCTGCATCACCGAGTCACGTGGAGGGTCCCCAACAGGCacggggcctggggtgggggtggaagtgAGGGGCTGGGGCGAAGCCCCCGGCAGGCCGGCTGCGGGGTGGGGCGGAGAGGGCTCGGCCTCCGGGCTGGCGccgtgcccctccctccccccccttcccgggctccctgccccgcccgGCGCGCTCGGGAGCCAACCGGTCTCCGCCTCCGGCCCGATTGGTCCTGCGCCGCGCCGTTTCCCAGCAGGCCGGCGGTGGCACGCTGTTTGAAGCTGTGCGTCAGTGGTCCTCGCCGCGCcggcagcccctccctccaccttctgCCGCTGTCGGGCCGTTTTCCTGGGAGAGCGGCCCAGGGTGCGCTCGTCTGGGCTGAGAAAGGGCTCCCGGCGGGGGTGCGGTGCGGGGAAGAGTTTCCGGCTTCCCCCCTCCGAGTGCCGGGGCTTGGGTGTGAGCGCTGA
- the LRFN4 gene encoding leucine-rich repeat and fibronectin type-III domain-containing protein 4, producing the protein MAPPVLLLLLASGAAACPLPCVCQNLSESLSTLCAHRGLLFVPPNVDRRTVELRLADNFIQALGPPDFRNMTGLVDLTLSRNAITRIGARAFGDLESLRSLHLDGNRLVELGAGSLRGPVNLQHLILSGNQLGRISPGAFDDFLDSLEDLDLSYNNLRQVPWAGIGAMPALHTLNLDHNLIDALPPGAFAQLSQLSRLDLTSNRLATLAPDPLFSRGRDAEASPAPLVLSFSGNPLHCNCELLWLRRLARPDDLETCASPPGLAGRYFWAVPEGEFSCEPPLIARHTQRLWVLEGQRATLRCRALGDPVPTMHWVGPDDRLVGNSSRARAFPNGTLEIGVTGSGDAGGYTCIATNPAGEATARVELRVLALPHGGNGSAEGGRPGPSDIAASARTAAEGEGTLESEPAVQVTEVTATSGLVSWGPGRPADPVWMFQIQYNSSEDETLIYRIVPASSHHFLLKHLVPGADYDLCLLALSPAAGPSDLTATRLLGCAHFSTLPAAPLCHALQAHVLGGTLTVAVGGVLVAALLVFTVALLVRGRGAGNGRLPLKLSHVQSQTNGGPSPTPKAHPPRSPPPRPQRSCSLDLGDAGGCYGYARRLGGAWARRSHSVHGGLLGAGCRGVGGSTEQLEESVV; encoded by the exons ATGGCCCCCCCagtcctgctgctgctgctggccagTGGAGCGGCCGCCTGCCCACTGCCCTGTGTCTGCCAGAACCTGTCCGAGTCGCTCAGCACCCTCTGTGCCCACCGAGGCCTGCTGTTTGTGCCGCCCAACGTGGACCGGCGCACTGTGGAGTTGCGGCTGGCTGACAACTTCATCCAGGCCCTGGGGCCGCCAGACTTCCGAAACATGACGGGGCTGGTGGACCTGACGCTGTCCCGCAATGCCATAACCCGCATCGGGGCCCGCGCTTTTGGGGACCTGGAGAGCCTGCGCTCCCTGCACCTGGATGGCAACAGGCTGGTTGAGCTAGGCGCCGGCAGCCTCCGGGGCCCGGTCAACCTGCAGCACCTCATCCTCAGTGGCAACCAGCTGGGCCGCATCTCGCCTGGGGCCTTCGACGACTTCCTGGACAGCCTGGAGGACCTGGACTTGTCCTACAACAACCTGCGGCAGGTGCCCTGGGCTGGCATCGGCGCCATGCCCGCCCTCCACACCCTCAACCTGGATCACAACCTCATCGACGCACTGCCCCCGGGCGCCTTCGCCCAGCTCAGCCAGCTCTCCCGCCTCGACCTCACCTCCAACCGCCTGGCCACGCTGGCCCCCGACCCGCTCTTTTCCCGGGGGCGCGACGCGGAGGCCTCGCCCGCCCCCCTGGTGCTGAGCTTCAGCGGGAATCCCCTGCACTGCAACTGTGAGCTCCTGTGGCTACGGCGGCTGGCGCGGCCCGACGACCTGGAGACGTGCGCCTCCCCGCCAGGCCTGGCCGGCCGCTACTTCTGGGCCGTGCCTGAGGGCGAGTTCTCCTGCGAGCCACCCCTCATTGCGCGCCACACGCAGCGCCTCTGGGTGCTGGAGGGCCAGCGGGCTACGCTGCGCTGCCGGGCGCTCGGCGACCCTGTGCCCACCATGCACTGGGTTGGCCCCGATGACCGGCTGGTTGGCAACTCCTCCCGAGCCCGGGCTTTCCCCAACGGGACCCTGGAGATCGGGGTGACGGGCTCTGGGGACGCAGGGGGCTATACCTGCATTGCCACCAACCCTGCTGGGGAGGCCACTGCCCGAGTGGAGCTCCGGGTGCTGGCCCTGCCCCATGGCGGGAATGGCAGCGCGGAGGGGGGCCGCCCGGGGCCCTCGGACATTGCTGCCTCGGCCCGCACTGCTGCCGAGGGCGAGGGGACACTAGAGTCTGAGCCAGCTGTGCAGGTGACGGAAGTGACCGCAACCTCAGGGCTGGTGAGCTGGGGGCCGGGGCGGCCAGCAGACCCCGTGTGGATGTTCCAAATCCAGTATAACAGCAGCGAGGACGAGACCCTCATCTACCG GATTGTCCCAGCCTCCAGCCACCACTTCCTGCTGAAGCACCTAGTCCCTGGTGCCGACTATGACCTCTGCCTGCTGGCCCTGTCACCCGCCGCTGGGCCTTCCGACCTCACAGCTACCAGGCTGCTGGGCTGTGCCCACTTCTCCACGCTACCGGCTGCACCCCTGTGCCACGCCCTGCAGGCCCACGTGCTGGGCGGGACCCTGACCGTGGCCGTGGGGGGCGTGCTGGTGGCTGCCTTACTGGTCTTCACTGTGGCCTTGCTGGTTCGGGGCCGGGGGGCCGGGAATGGCCGCCTCCCCCTCAAGCTCAGCCACGTCCAATCCCAGACCAATGGaggccccagccccacacccaAGGCCCACCCGCCGAGGAGCCCACCACCTCGGCCGCAACGCAGCTGCTCCCTGGACCTGGGAGACGCCGGCGGGTGCTACGGCTATGCCAGGCGCCTTGGAGGGGCCTGGGCCCGGAGGAGCCACTCTGTGCATGGGGGGCTGCTCGGGGCAGGGTGCCGGGGGGTTGGGGGCAGCACGGAGCAACTGGAGGAGAGTGTGGTGTGA